GCTCGCGAAGGCGCGCGTCTCGATCATTCACGCCGAGGGGGAGTGGGAGCTCGAGCAACTGGAGAAAATCGGCAGACGCCTGAAGAGGCGGGTCCCCGTCGGCCTTCGCCTGAATCCGCCCTGGGGGATTGCCGAGAAGAAAGTCATCATCGGTGGCCCCGGGGCGAAGAAGTTCGGCGTCGACATTCGGACCGCCGAGAAGATTCTTCGAGCGAAAGAGAAATTCCCCCACCTCGACATTTGCGGGTTCCAGGTCTTCAACGCGTCCAACGTCCTGGACGCGCGCCTGCTCGTCGAGAACACTCGACACGTCCTGGATCTCGCTCTTTCACTTTCTAAGAAATATTCGATCTTTCTTAGCTCCGTGGATTTTGGCGGTGGCTTCGGCGTGCCCTACGCCGACGGAGAAAGACCGTTGGATCTCGGATTTCTTGGAAAGGGGTTGAGTCGGGTTGCGAGGGAGGCGCGCGCGAGCGGGCTGCTCGACTCCACCCGCCTCGTGTTCGAGCCCGGGAGGTTCCTGGTCGCCGAGGCGGGCACGTACGTCGTTCGGGTCCTCGGCACGAAGCGCACCCTCGGCGTCGACTACGTCCTCGTGGACGGCGGTGTCCACCACTTCCTCCGCCCGATCCTCCTCGGCAGCCCTCACCGCGTACGGCTCCTGCAGGCGCGGGGCAGCGGCCGCACCCGCCGCTCTTCACCTTCAAAGAAATCCCTCGTTCTTTCCGGCCCCCTCTGCACCTCTCTCGACGTGCTCCACCCGGCCGCAAGGCTGCCGATGCCCGAGCGTGGCGATCTCCTCGCGTTCGAGAATGCCGGAGCCTACGGGTACACGGAGTCGATGCCGCTCTTCCTGTCACACGAGTGGCCCGCCGAGGTAGGCGTGCGAAAGAACCGGCTTGCGCTGCTTCGGCGTCCGCCGCGCGTCGCCGAGCTGCAGGCCCGGCAGAAGACGCCCTTCTGAGGCCTCGCGCCCCGGGGGGATAATCGCCTCCCTCATGGACGTCCGCGCACTCGGGAAGAACGGCCCCGTCGTCTCGGCGATGGGTCTCGGCTGCATGGGAATGTCCGAGTTCTACGGGACCCGGGACGACGACGAGTCGATCCTCACGATCCACGCGGCTCTCGACGCCGGCGTCGATTTCCTCGACACGGCCGACATGTACGGCCCCTACACGAACGAGACGCTCGTCGGCAAGGCCCTCGCGGACCGGCCCGGGCGGGCCGTCCTCGCGACGAAGTTCGGAATCGTGCGCGACGCCGCCGACCCGGCGAAGCGCGGCGTCTGCGGGCGGCCCGACTACGTCCGGTCGTCCTGCGAGGGAAGCCTGAAGCGCCTCGGCGTCGAGACGATCGACCTTTATTACCTCCACCGCGTCGACCCGGCGACGCCGATCGAGGACACGGTCGGCGCGATGGCGAGCCTCGTGAAAGAGGGAAAGGTCCGCTGGCTCGGCCTGTCGGAAGCCTCTCCCGACACGCTTCTCCGGGCCAGCAAGGTCCACCCGATCGCGGCGCTTCAGAGCGAGTACTCGCTCTTCACGCGCGACGCGGAGGCGGCCGTCCTGCCGGCGTGCCGAGAGCTCGGAATCGGGTTCGTCGCCTACAGCCCGCTCGCTCGCGGGTTCCTGACAGGCAAGTACCGGAGCCTCGCCGATTTTCCCGAAGGCGACTACCGCCGCGTGGCGCCGCGCTTCGCCGGCGAGAACTTCGCGAAAAACCTCGCGCTCGTCGCGAGGGTCGCCGACCTCGCGCGCCGCCGGAAGGCGACGCCCGCGCAGATCGCGCTCGCCTGGGTGCTTTCGCGCGGCGCCGACGTTGTCCCGATCGTGGGGACGAAGAATCGCGAGCGCCTGGAGGAAAATCTCAACGCGACGGACCTCGTGCTCCGGCCGGCCGACCTCGCGGAGCTCGACGCGG
The window above is part of the Acidobacteriota bacterium genome. Proteins encoded here:
- a CDS encoding aldo/keto reductase, whose translation is MDVRALGKNGPVVSAMGLGCMGMSEFYGTRDDDESILTIHAALDAGVDFLDTADMYGPYTNETLVGKALADRPGRAVLATKFGIVRDAADPAKRGVCGRPDYVRSSCEGSLKRLGVETIDLYYLHRVDPATPIEDTVGAMASLVKEGKVRWLGLSEASPDTLLRASKVHPIAALQSEYSLFTRDAEAAVLPACRELGIGFVAYSPLARGFLTGKYRSLADFPEGDYRRVAPRFAGENFAKNLALVARVADLARRRKATPAQIALAWVLSRGADVVPIVGTKNRERLEENLNATDLVLRPADLAELDAAFPPGAAAGERYPAAAMATVGR